In a genomic window of Oscillatoria salina IIICB1:
- a CDS encoding penicillin acylase family protein has translation MFKLIKTSSWSRLLRRLLIYGLLMVFVLTAGIIGCGYLYLRRSLPPVSGTLTVAGIQAPVTVYRDTSGVPHIVADNRHDLYFAQGYITATDRLFQMDLSRRAASGQLSEIFGSETIETDRFFRDLMLRRASEESLAAYPQDIVEILEAYTEGVNAWIEQAKRELRLPPEFTLLRYEPEPWSIIDSICIPKLMAYNLGTNWSDEVWRYQVTQRIGAEQASELLAEYPADAPTIMRYVSQYHPPLEELLATAPLPNLNLGSNNWVLAGEHTATGLPLLANDPHLYIQTPAIWYQSHLVLPGEELNVMGVTFAGMPGIVVGRNQEIAWGLTNLEPDVQDLYIERPNPDNPKEFLYQGSYEPAQVLVEPIYVKGRSEPILHEVLVTRHGPIITPLSTEVKEPLDVMLALKWTGHKPTTEIPAILGWNYARNWQEFRSSLRLFQAPAQNFVFASVDGTIAYRGNGEIPIRRQGNGTLPVPGWTDEYEWEGFIPFDELPEVVNPQAGFIATANNKVIDDGYPYFITSVWAPPYRQQRIVSQLETAENWRVEDMQALQNDFTDLQAANLLPILLSSLESAATPVQQQAIEILSNWDFVARADSAATAIWQTWYREFQKELLVPVIGTNLWERMFLTAEGITDRLILQASRGQVASIFPADGLTGVAERSFDTTLEHLQKRLGSAIADWKWGELHTVTFTHPLGVVKPLDLLFNTSSFAIGGGSSSINKQSSDRTKPDFPVIIAATWRFVADLSTPDRSWAILSPGQAGHPLSPYYRDRVQTWLQGNYLEQTLDLTNLSNSLRLDLLPTKPYS, from the coding sequence CAGACGGCTGCTAATCTACGGACTGCTAATGGTGTTTGTGCTAACGGCGGGAATAATTGGGTGCGGTTACTTGTACTTGCGTCGCTCTCTGCCCCCAGTTTCAGGAACTCTAACCGTCGCTGGCATTCAAGCTCCGGTGACAGTCTACCGTGACACTTCGGGAGTTCCCCACATCGTTGCCGACAACCGCCACGATCTCTATTTTGCTCAAGGATACATCACAGCCACAGATCGCCTCTTTCAGATGGATCTCAGCCGTAGAGCGGCATCAGGTCAGTTGAGCGAAATTTTTGGTTCTGAAACCATTGAAACCGATCGCTTCTTCCGCGACTTGATGTTACGGCGGGCATCAGAAGAATCATTAGCTGCTTATCCCCAGGATATTGTGGAGATCTTGGAAGCTTACACTGAAGGGGTAAATGCCTGGATCGAGCAAGCTAAGCGCGAACTACGACTGCCCCCAGAATTCACGCTGTTGAGATATGAGCCAGAGCCTTGGTCGATTATCGACTCGATCTGCATTCCTAAGCTCATGGCGTACAACTTAGGAACCAACTGGTCAGATGAAGTTTGGCGCTACCAGGTAACTCAACGCATTGGGGCTGAGCAAGCCTCAGAACTACTGGCAGAATATCCAGCAGATGCCCCGACAATCATGCGCTATGTCAGCCAATATCATCCTCCATTAGAAGAGCTGCTGGCTACTGCTCCACTACCTAATCTCAATTTGGGTAGCAATAATTGGGTGTTGGCTGGGGAGCACACTGCCACTGGCTTACCTTTGCTAGCGAACGATCCTCATCTTTACATCCAGACTCCAGCGATTTGGTATCAAAGCCATTTAGTTTTGCCAGGTGAAGAATTGAATGTGATGGGAGTCACATTTGCAGGTATGCCTGGGATTGTTGTGGGACGCAACCAGGAGATTGCTTGGGGCTTAACCAACCTCGAGCCAGATGTTCAGGATTTGTACATTGAAAGACCCAATCCCGACAACCCGAAGGAATTTCTCTATCAAGGTAGTTATGAACCCGCGCAGGTTTTGGTAGAGCCGATCTACGTCAAAGGCAGGTCAGAGCCTATCCTTCATGAAGTCCTGGTGACGCGGCATGGTCCGATTATTACTCCCCTGTCTACAGAGGTTAAGGAACCACTGGATGTCATGCTAGCGCTAAAGTGGACTGGGCATAAGCCAACCACTGAGATTCCTGCCATACTCGGCTGGAACTATGCCCGCAATTGGCAAGAGTTTCGCTCTAGCCTGCGCCTGTTCCAAGCTCCCGCCCAGAACTTTGTTTTTGCTAGCGTTGACGGCACGATCGCTTACCGGGGGAATGGTGAAATTCCCATTCGTCGTCAAGGAAATGGCACGCTACCCGTGCCAGGATGGACTGATGAGTACGAATGGGAGGGTTTCATTCCCTTTGATGAGCTTCCAGAAGTAGTTAATCCCCAAGCTGGGTTTATTGCTACTGCAAATAACAAGGTTATAGATGATGGGTATCCGTACTTCATTACTTCTGTCTGGGCTCCTCCCTACCGACAGCAGCGCATTGTCTCGCAACTAGAGACTGCGGAAAATTGGCGTGTCGAAGATATGCAGGCTCTCCAAAATGACTTTACAGACTTACAGGCTGCGAATTTGCTCCCCATTTTGCTGTCGTCTTTGGAATCAGCAGCCACGCCTGTTCAGCAGCAGGCGATCGAGATTCTGTCCAATTGGGACTTTGTGGCTCGCGCTGACAGTGCAGCTACTGCAATTTGGCAAACCTGGTATCGGGAGTTTCAGAAGGAGCTATTAGTTCCGGTTATTGGTACGAACCTGTGGGAGAGAATGTTTCTTACTGCTGAGGGGATTACAGATCGCCTTATTCTTCAAGCCAGTCGCGGACAAGTTGCCTCCATATTTCCTGCTGATGGTCTGACTGGAGTGGCTGAGCGTAGTTTTGATACTACGTTAGAACATCTGCAAAAGCGACTCGGTTCAGCGATCGCTGATTGGAAATGGGGAGAGTTGCATACTGTTACTTTTACTCATCCTTTAGGGGTTGTGAAACCTTTAGATCTTTTGTTCAATACTAGTTCCTTCGCTATCGGTGGTGGCTCTTCTAGCATCAACAAACAATCAAGCGATCGAACTAAACCGGACTTCCCCGTCATCATTGCTGCTACTTGGCGATTTGTTGCTGACTTGTCTACCCCCGATCGTAGCTGGGCAATTTTGAGTCCAGGTCAAGCAGGTCATCCTTTGAGTCCCTATTATCGCGATCGCGTTCAAACTTGGCTTCAGGGAAATTACCTGGAGCAAACTTTAGATCTTACCAACTTGTCTAATTCTTTACGGTTAGACTTGCTCCCAACTAAACCATATTCTTGA
- a CDS encoding KamA family radical SAM protein, whose protein sequence is MKTVAQVLPFRTNNYVVEELIDWDAVPDDPIFRLTFPHQDMLYPEDFNQMVKLLEQGAPKEAIRETANEIRRRLNPHPSGQKEYNVPMLDSKPVAGLQHKYAETVLIFPTAAQTCHAYCTFCFRWPQFVGVDDWKFATRESGRFQEYIQQHQEIADILLTGGDPMTMKAWQLALYIEPLLGPGFEHIQTIRIGTKSLGYWPYRFVTDPDADEVLLLFEKVVKAGKHLAVMGHYSHWRELETPIAQEAIRRIRGTGAQIRTQSPLVRHINDAKEVWIRMWKTQVRLGCIPYYMFVERQTGAKTYFEIPLVLAWEIFQGALQKVSGLSRTVRGPVMSALPGKVVIDGIAEIYNQKVFVLSFLQARNSDWCKRPFFAKYDHKSTWLTELMPAFEEKKFFYRDLDSIEEEKNYQTLSAKLLRQRNFQETNKSYRDASLF, encoded by the coding sequence ATGAAAACAGTTGCTCAAGTTCTTCCCTTCAGAACTAATAACTATGTGGTAGAGGAACTGATTGATTGGGACGCTGTTCCTGACGATCCTATTTTTCGCTTAACCTTCCCACATCAGGATATGCTGTATCCTGAAGACTTTAACCAAATGGTTAAACTGCTTGAGCAGGGTGCGCCGAAAGAAGCAATCCGAGAAACTGCTAACGAAATTCGTCGTCGTCTCAATCCTCACCCATCGGGACAGAAAGAGTATAATGTCCCGATGCTTGACTCAAAACCTGTAGCAGGCTTGCAACATAAGTACGCGGAAACTGTTTTGATTTTCCCTACGGCTGCTCAAACCTGTCATGCCTACTGCACTTTCTGTTTTCGCTGGCCACAGTTTGTTGGTGTGGATGACTGGAAGTTTGCTACTCGTGAGTCAGGTCGCTTCCAAGAATATATACAGCAACATCAAGAGATCGCAGATATTCTCCTTACTGGTGGCGATCCGATGACGATGAAGGCTTGGCAGCTTGCTCTATATATTGAGCCATTACTCGGTCCGGGATTTGAGCATATTCAGACGATTCGTATTGGCACTAAATCGCTAGGTTACTGGCCTTATCGATTTGTTACAGACCCGGATGCCGATGAAGTTCTGCTTCTATTTGAGAAGGTAGTCAAGGCGGGAAAACATTTGGCTGTTATGGGTCATTATAGCCACTGGCGGGAACTCGAAACTCCGATCGCACAAGAGGCTATACGGCGTATTCGTGGTACAGGGGCGCAAATCCGAACTCAAAGTCCTTTAGTACGTCATATTAATGATGCGAAAGAAGTTTGGATCAGAATGTGGAAAACACAAGTTCGCCTAGGCTGTATTCCCTACTATATGTTTGTGGAGCGACAAACAGGAGCGAAAACATATTTTGAGATTCCACTAGTTCTGGCTTGGGAAATATTTCAGGGGGCTCTTCAGAAAGTGTCTGGACTTAGCAGAACTGTTCGAGGACCGGTGATGTCGGCTTTGCCTGGAAAAGTAGTTATTGACGGTATAGCTGAGATTTATAATCAAAAGGTATTTGTGCTTTCGTTTTTGCAGGCTCGTAATAGTGATTGGTGTAAGCGACCCTTTTTTGCTAAATATGACCATAAGTCAACCTGGTTAACAGAGTTAATGCCAGCTTTTGAGGAGAAAAAGTTTTTTTATCGGGACTTAGACAGCATAGAGGAAGAAAAAAATTATCAGACACTATCAGCAAAGCTTTTACGTCAACGGAACTTTCAGGAAACAAACAAATCCTACCGCGATGCTTCCTTGTTTTGA